Within Methyloversatilis discipulorum, the genomic segment CGAACACGTGCGCGCCTTCCCGATCTCGAACTGGACCGAACTCGACGTCTGGCAGTACATCGAGCGCGAGCGGCTGGCCTTGCCGACCATCTATTTCGCACACGAGCGCGAGGTGGTGCTGCGCAACGGCCTGCCGGTGCCGGTGAACGTGCCGCTGGCCAGCGGCGAACTGACCAGCCCGCCGCGGCCGGGCGAGCAGATCGTCGTGCGGCGGGTGCGTTTCCGCACCGTCGGCGACATTTCCTGCACGGCGCCGGTCGAGTCGGATGCCGACACCGTCGCGCGCATCGTGATCGAGACGGCGAGTACCGCCCTGACCGAACGGGGCGCGACCCGACTGGACGACCAGACCGGCGATGCGTCGATGGAACAGCGCAAGCGTGAAGGCTATTTCTGAGCACTGGTCGCGCGGCGACCGGGCATCGAGGACCGCATATGAGTACATCTGAAGACAAGGGCCTGCTGCGCTTCCTGACCTGCGGCAGCGTGGACGACGGCAAGAGCACGCTGATCGGCCGCCTGCTGCACGACAGTCGGGCCATCCTCGCCGACACGCTGCAGGCGATCGAGCGCACGTCGGCACGCCGCGGCATGGAAGCGATCGACCTGTCGCTGCTGACCGACGGTCTGCAGGCCGAGCGCGAACAGGGCATCACCATCGATGTCGCCTACCGCTATTTCTCGTCGGGTCGGCGCAAGTTCATCATCGCGGATGCGCCGGGGCACGAGCAGTACACGCGCAACATGGTCACCGCGGCGTCGACCGCCGATCTGGCCATCATCCTGATCGACGCCCGCTGCGGCGTGCTGACGCAGACCCGTCGCCATGCGCAGCTGGCAGCGCTGCTCGGCATTCCGCAGTTGGTGGTGGCGGTGAACAAGATGGATCTGGTCGACTTCGCGCAGCCGGTGTTCGAGCGCATCCGCGACGACTTCCTCGCCTTCGCGGCCGGCGCCGGCATCGGGCAGGCGCAGTTCGTGCCGATGTCCGCCCTGCGCGGCGACATGGTGGTCGACCGTGGCGAACACCTGCACTGGTACGACGGACCCACGTTGATGGAGATGCTGGAAAGCGCGCCGGCAGCGGCGGCTCCGCACGCGCACCCGTTCCGCTTTCCGGTGCAGTGGGTATGCCGGCCGCAGGACGCGGCCAATCCCGCTCTGCACGACTACCGTGGTTTCATGGGTCGGGTGGAGGCCGGCCGCGTCGCGGTCGGTGACGCGGTGAGCGTGCTGCCTTCCGGCCTGCGCACGCGGGTCAAGGCCATCGAGATCGGCGGCGAAGCGCTTGTGCAGGCCGGTGCCGAACAGTCGATCGCGCTGCTGCTCGACGACGACATCGACGTGTCGCGCGGCGACATGATCGTGGCGCCCGAACAGCCGCCGCAGGTGCTGCGCCAGATCACCGCCGACCTGTGCTGGCTGTCGGATCTGCCGATGGACCGCGCCCGCACCT encodes:
- a CDS encoding sulfate adenylyltransferase subunit 1, which translates into the protein MSTSEDKGLLRFLTCGSVDDGKSTLIGRLLHDSRAILADTLQAIERTSARRGMEAIDLSLLTDGLQAEREQGITIDVAYRYFSSGRRKFIIADAPGHEQYTRNMVTAASTADLAIILIDARCGVLTQTRRHAQLAALLGIPQLVVAVNKMDLVDFAQPVFERIRDDFLAFAAGAGIGQAQFVPMSALRGDMVVDRGEHLHWYDGPTLMEMLESAPAAAAPHAHPFRFPVQWVCRPQDAANPALHDYRGFMGRVEAGRVAVGDAVSVLPSGLRTRVKAIEIGGEALVQAGAEQSIALLLDDDIDVSRGDMIVAPEQPPQVLRQITADLCWLSDLPMDRARTYLIRHTTREVRAKLVDIEHRLDVNTLERMPAERLVMNDIARVRFKLAHPVFADPYVLNRSTGAFVVIDDSTYNTVAAGMIVADADAAA